One segment of Vallicoccus soli DNA contains the following:
- a CDS encoding DUF58 domain-containing protein, which translates to MSGVLPLVPGARPGAPGAPEAALRRLELTVTRRLDGLLQGQHLGLVPGHGSEPAESREYVPGEDDVRRMDWAVTARTTVPHVRDLVADRELETTLVVDASASMDFGTALMEKRDLAAGAAAAVGFLTLRGGNRLGAVVAHERGVRRLPAAQGREPLLRLLRLLVTAPRSEADRRGPAPGGADLAAALGTALAQARRRGLVVVVSDFLDGDPVDGDVPWERPLRLLAARHDVLAVEVADPREHELPDVGLLAVVDPETGARRDVWTGSRRLRERYAAAAAERRDALAAVLRRSGARHLALRTDRDWVRDVARHVLAERRTRALGARR; encoded by the coding sequence GTGAGCGGGGTCCTCCCGCTCGTCCCCGGGGCGCGTCCGGGGGCGCCCGGCGCGCCGGAGGCGGCGCTGCGGCGCCTCGAGCTCACCGTGACCCGGCGCCTCGACGGCCTGCTCCAGGGCCAGCACCTGGGGCTGGTGCCCGGCCACGGCTCGGAGCCGGCGGAGTCGCGCGAGTACGTCCCCGGCGAGGACGACGTGCGCCGGATGGACTGGGCGGTGACCGCCCGCACCACGGTCCCGCACGTGCGGGACCTCGTCGCCGACCGCGAGCTCGAGACGACGCTGGTGGTGGACGCCAGCGCGAGCATGGACTTCGGCACCGCCCTCATGGAGAAGCGCGACCTGGCCGCGGGCGCCGCGGCGGCCGTCGGCTTCCTCACCCTGCGCGGCGGCAACCGGCTCGGCGCCGTCGTCGCCCACGAGCGCGGCGTGCGCCGGCTCCCCGCCGCGCAGGGGCGCGAGCCGCTGCTGCGCCTGCTGCGCCTGCTCGTGACCGCGCCGCGCTCGGAGGCGGACCGGCGCGGACCCGCGCCCGGCGGGGCGGACCTCGCCGCCGCCCTGGGGACGGCGCTGGCGCAGGCGCGCCGCCGCGGGCTCGTCGTCGTGGTCTCCGACTTCCTCGACGGGGACCCGGTGGACGGCGACGTGCCGTGGGAGCGCCCGCTGCGCCTGCTCGCCGCGCGCCACGACGTGCTCGCCGTCGAGGTCGCCGACCCGCGCGAGCACGAGCTGCCGGACGTCGGGCTGCTCGCCGTGGTCGACCCGGAGACCGGCGCCCGCCGCGACGTCTGGACGGGCTCGCGGCGCCTGCGCGAGCGCTACGCCGCCGCGGCCGCCGAGCGGCGCGACGCCCTCGCGGCGGTGCTGCGGCGCAGCGGCGCGCGGCACCTGGCGCTGCGCACCGACCGCGACTGGGTGCGCGACGTCGCCCGGCACGTGCTCGCCGAGCGGCGCACCCGGGCGCTGGGGGCCCGCCGGTGA
- a CDS encoding AAA family ATPase yields the protein MAHPTTAGAELERALFEVKRVIVGQDRMVERMLVAVLARGHVLLEGVPGVAKTLAVQTLAQVVGGSFARIQFTPDLVPSDVVGTRVYKPSTESFDVEPGPVFANFVLADEVNRAPAKVQSALLEVMAERQVSLGGTTYRVPDPFLVLATQNPIESDGVYQLPEAQRDRFLLKVHVPYPTAAEEVAIVGRMSVAPPSASQVLDPDRLRALQGAADRVFVHHAVVEYAVRLVLATRDPAAHGVPEVGRALAYGAGPRASLGLVAAARALALLRGRDYVLPGDVGDVAEDVLPHRLVLSFDALADGIDPRQVVERVRAVVPQPRVSPGQDAAAGAPAAAGAGGGAHAADEPTVVLDHEERGA from the coding sequence ATGGCCCACCCCACCACCGCCGGCGCGGAGCTCGAGCGCGCCCTGTTCGAGGTCAAGCGCGTCATCGTCGGCCAGGACCGGATGGTCGAGCGGATGCTCGTCGCGGTCCTCGCCCGCGGCCACGTGCTCCTGGAGGGCGTGCCCGGCGTCGCGAAGACGCTCGCGGTGCAGACGCTGGCGCAGGTCGTCGGCGGGTCCTTCGCCCGCATCCAGTTCACCCCGGACCTCGTGCCGAGCGACGTCGTCGGCACCCGGGTCTACAAGCCCTCGACGGAGTCGTTCGACGTCGAGCCCGGCCCGGTGTTCGCGAACTTCGTCCTCGCCGACGAGGTCAACCGCGCCCCGGCCAAGGTGCAGTCCGCGCTGCTGGAGGTCATGGCCGAGCGGCAGGTGAGCCTCGGCGGCACGACGTACCGCGTCCCCGACCCGTTCCTCGTCCTCGCCACCCAGAACCCCATCGAGAGCGACGGTGTCTACCAGCTGCCCGAGGCGCAGCGGGACCGGTTCCTGCTCAAGGTCCACGTGCCGTACCCGACCGCAGCCGAGGAGGTCGCCATCGTCGGGCGGATGAGCGTGGCCCCGCCCAGCGCGTCGCAGGTGCTCGACCCGGACCGGCTGCGCGCGCTGCAGGGGGCGGCCGACCGGGTGTTCGTGCACCACGCCGTCGTCGAGTACGCCGTCCGGCTCGTCCTGGCCACCCGCGACCCGGCCGCGCACGGGGTGCCCGAGGTGGGGCGGGCCCTCGCGTACGGCGCCGGCCCGCGCGCCTCGCTCGGCCTCGTCGCGGCGGCGCGGGCCCTCGCGCTGCTGCGTGGGCGGGACTACGTGCTGCCGGGCGACGTCGGCGACGTCGCCGAGGACGTCCTGCCGCACCGGCTCGTGCTGTCCTTCGACGCCCTCGCCGACGGCATCGACCCCCGCCAAGTCGTCGAGCGGGTGCGCGCCGTCGTGCCCCAGCCGCGGGTCAGCCCCGGGCAGGACGCCGCTGCGGGGGCGCCGGCAGCGGCGGGCGCCGGCGGGGGAGCGCACGCGGCCGACGAGCCGACCGTGGTCCTCGACCACGAGGAGCGCGGCGCGTGA
- a CDS encoding DUF2335 domain-containing protein, with product MSDRRRTDRPAGAPAAPAAAPAPPTGPLPSPDAVQRYEQVLPGAADRIMKLLESQSEHRMDMETALVEGALRTERLGQVFGLGIVVLVFAVSAWLIDGGHGISGTVLGVTDLVALIAVFLRGRGDTSQP from the coding sequence GTGAGCGACCGCCGCCGCACCGACCGGCCCGCGGGGGCTCCCGCCGCCCCGGCCGCGGCCCCCGCCCCGCCCACCGGACCGCTGCCCTCGCCGGACGCGGTGCAGCGCTACGAGCAGGTGCTCCCCGGCGCCGCGGACCGCATCATGAAGCTGCTGGAGAGCCAGTCCGAGCACCGGATGGACATGGAGACCGCCCTCGTCGAAGGGGCCCTGCGCACCGAGCGGCTGGGGCAGGTCTTCGGCCTCGGCATCGTCGTGCTCGTCTTCGCCGTCTCCGCCTGGCTCATCGACGGCGGGCACGGCATCTCCGGGACCGTCCTCGGCGTCACCGACCTCGTCGCCCTCATCGCGGTCTTCCTGCGCGGGCGCGGCGACACCTCGCAGCCGTGA